A DNA window from Acidobacteriota bacterium contains the following coding sequences:
- a CDS encoding DUF6265 family protein: MKVAVAALLILVGAAESSAPQIAGIQRLAWLQGCWESASPTTTIEENWMSPLGKSMVGVSRTVRADSLVAFETIVIREQGSRLVYEAYPSGQAPAAFHSKDIRDTAVVFENLTHDFPQRIGYRRNSSDSLTAWIEGIQNGEQRRIEFLYSRVECTNN; the protein is encoded by the coding sequence ATGAAGGTCGCGGTTGCCGCTCTACTCATCTTAGTTGGTGCTGCCGAGAGTAGCGCGCCGCAAATTGCGGGTATTCAGCGTCTCGCATGGCTGCAGGGCTGCTGGGAATCGGCGTCTCCGACGACCACAATTGAGGAAAATTGGATGTCGCCGCTCGGCAAAAGCATGGTGGGAGTTAGTCGCACCGTTCGCGCCGACAGTCTGGTCGCATTCGAAACCATCGTCATTCGTGAACAGGGTAGCCGCCTAGTTTATGAAGCATATCCTTCGGGGCAAGCTCCCGCCGCTTTTCATTCTAAAGATATACGTGACACCGCTGTAGTGTTCGAAAATCTGACTCATGACTTTCCGCAGCGTATTGGGTATCGGCGCAACTCATCCGACTCGTTGACGGCGTGGATCGAAGGAATTCAAAACGGGGAACAGCGACGAATAGAGTTTTTGTACAGTCGCGTAGAGTGCACTAACAATTGA
- a CDS encoding cysteine hydrolase yields MSCAALIIDMQEDFFAHERLSQRRAVLTQHVNDLVEICRLGRVHVVWVKQEFAPDLSDALLEVKKNTIHIVIAGTPGASILQELDYQASDHLVVKKRYSAFFGTDLDSLLDRIQPAQLIIAGINTHACVRTTVIDAYQRDYEIVLARDCIESHDGEHHEVSWRYMDGKLARSMSNEQIGSLIADAT; encoded by the coding sequence ATGAGTTGCGCCGCACTGATCATCGATATGCAGGAGGACTTCTTCGCGCATGAGAGACTTTCTCAACGCCGAGCTGTTCTTACGCAGCACGTAAACGACCTTGTTGAGATCTGTCGCTTAGGACGGGTTCACGTCGTATGGGTAAAACAAGAATTCGCGCCTGATTTGAGCGATGCATTGCTCGAGGTCAAAAAGAATACAATTCACATCGTGATTGCGGGAACGCCAGGCGCTTCGATATTGCAAGAACTTGACTATCAAGCATCTGATCATCTCGTAGTAAAGAAACGGTACAGCGCATTCTTCGGAACCGACCTTGACAGTTTGCTTGATCGGATACAGCCGGCTCAGCTAATAATCGCTGGAATCAACACGCATGCATGCGTAAGAACCACGGTTATCGATGCATATCAAAGAGATTACGAGATTGTTCTGGCTCGCGATTGTATTGAGTCGCACGATGGCGAGCATCACGAGGTATCGTGGAGGTATATGGACGGGAAGCTCGCCAGAAGCATGAGTAACGAACAAATCGGTTCGTTAATTGCCGATGCCACCTAA
- a CDS encoding nucleotidyltransferase domain-containing protein, protein MQLANFLNDLSAWAESRSDVLGLAIVGSHARGSARLDSDVDLVVLCEKPAALANRKDWVARFGEVRQAVPEEYGVVRAVRVVYEDGLEVEFCLSSLEWANIPLDAGTKRVISDGMRILYDPGDLLRDAEIAAAA, encoded by the coding sequence ATGCAGCTTGCGAACTTCTTAAATGATCTTTCAGCGTGGGCCGAATCACGCTCCGATGTGTTGGGGCTGGCCATTGTCGGATCTCATGCTCGCGGCTCTGCTCGTCTGGACTCGGACGTTGATCTGGTTGTTCTCTGCGAGAAACCAGCAGCGTTGGCAAATCGCAAAGACTGGGTGGCACGGTTTGGTGAGGTGCGTCAGGCTGTGCCCGAGGAGTATGGAGTGGTTCGTGCTGTGCGAGTTGTCTACGAAGATGGGCTGGAGGTAGAATTTTGTCTCAGCTCGTTGGAGTGGGCTAACATCCCGCTCGATGCGGGGACAAAAAGGGTGATCTCGGATGGCATGCGCATCCTCTATGACCCGGGCGATCTTCTGCGAGATGCTGAGATCGCAGCTGCCGCCTAA
- a CDS encoding nuclear transport factor 2 family protein codes for MSQSELTNFATRYAAAWSSQNPENLASFYVEEGSLTVNAGDPAVGRTAIAAKARGFMEAFPDMVVTMDSVSQGESHATFHWTWTGTNTGPGGTGRSVRISGYEEWVLSDNGLIVESKGHYDEAEYQRQMNGVSGERKPTA; via the coding sequence ATGAGCCAGTCGGAGTTGACCAACTTCGCAACTCGCTATGCCGCAGCCTGGAGCAGCCAGAACCCGGAAAACCTGGCGTCGTTCTATGTCGAGGAGGGATCCCTCACCGTCAATGCGGGTGATCCAGCTGTTGGACGCACGGCGATTGCCGCCAAGGCCAGGGGGTTTATGGAGGCGTTTCCCGACATGGTCGTTACGATGGACTCCGTGAGCCAGGGAGAGAGCCACGCGACCTTTCACTGGACGTGGACGGGAACGAATACCGGCCCCGGAGGAACGGGCAGGTCCGTTCGAATCAGCGGGTACGAGGAGTGGGTGCTTAGTGACAATGGCCTAATCGTAGAATCGAAAGGGCACTACGATGAGGCGGAGTACCAACGCCAGATGAACGGGGTCAGCGGTGAGCGCAAGCCTACCGCCTAA